CTGCCCGCCGACGAACTCGACGCGCAGGTCCTTGACGGTCACCCCGCGCACCTCCACCCGGACGTTCGGATCGTCGTGAGCGATCACGTCGATCTGCCCGCCGACCAGCCCGATCTTGAGGGAGAGCACGCCCTCCACGTCGATCACCCGGTTCTCGCCCGGGTGGATGAGCCACTTCTCCATGCGTCCGCTCCTTCGGAAGAAATCGAGATATATCTCGATGTCAGGAGTGAAACACGATATATCTCGATTCGCAACCCCGAGTGGCGAAAGTTCCGCGAAAAACCGGCTTGACCTTGACGTTGCGTCAATCCCTACGCTGAAAGACATCCGCCAGAAAGGGGAACGTCATGGAGTGGTCGATCCAGCAGATCGCCAAGCTCGCCGGCACCACCAGCCGCACGTTGCGGCACTACGAGCAGGTCGGTCTGCTGCCCGCCACGCGCACCGGCGCCAACGGGTACCGCTACTACGACGCGTCCGCGCTCGTGCGCCTGCAGCGCATCCTGCTGCTGCGCGAGCTCGGCCTCGGGCTGCCGCAGATCGGCGAGATCCTCGAGCGGCAGACCGACGAGGTGCGGGCGCTCGAACGACACCGGGACTGGCTGGAACAGGAGAAGGAGCGGATCGGGCGGCAGATCGCCGCCGTGGAGAACACGATCCGCGCACGACAGAAAGGAGAGGAGCCCATGGCCGAGCAGATGTTCGACGGGTTCGACCACACGACGTACCGGGAAGAGGTCGAGCAGCGCTGGGGCGCCGACGCGTACGCCGCGAGCGACCGCTGGTGGACGGGCATGTCGGCCGACGAGCAGAGGGCCTGGCAGGAGCGCACGGCGCAGCTGGGCCGCAACTGGACGGCGGCCGCCGAGCGGGGCGTCGACCCCGCCTCGGAGGAGGCCCAGGAGCTTGCGCGCCGACACGTGGAATGGCTCACCGGCATCCCCGGCACGCCGGCGGCGGCTCCCGGCGGCGACGTCAAGGGCTACGTGACGGGGCTCGGCGAGATGTACGTGGCCGACCCGCGCTTCGCCGCCAACTACGGCGGCGAGCGGGGCGCCGCGTTCGTCCGCGACGCCCTCCGGGTCTACGCCGATCGCGAGCTGTAGACGGCGATCTTGACCTCGGCCGGAGGCCGGGCGTCAGAATGTGGTCATGACACAGATCGAGGGATACCTGCCGGAGGACGTCGCGGCCGAGATCGCCGCGCTGGAGGCCATGGTGGCCGAGGTGGATCGCACCCAGCGCGAGGAGGATGTCGACGGCTTCACGGCGCTGTTCCGCGAGGACGCGATCGTCACGACGGGGCACGGCAAGCGGCTGTGGGGGCGTGAGGAGATCACCGCCTTCACCGCCCAGGTGTTGCCGGGCTCGACGGGCGAGGTCACGGCGACCTACGTGCCCGAGCGGATCCTCTTCCTCCGGCCCGACGTCGCCACCATCAAGATCCGGCAGACGTACACCGCACCGGACGGCACCGTCACCCACGGCACCCCCACCTGGGTGGTGACCAAGGAGCCGCAGGGCTGGCGCTTCGCCACGAACGCCAACGTCATGGTGCGCGATCCCGCCGACGCGTGACGGGGGCGCGCCGCGAGGCGGCCGGGCGGGGAGTAATCTCGGCGGCAGACGGCCGACCGAGAGGGGAGCACATGACCGACGAGGGACCGATCGCCGACGAGACACTGATCGCGGAGGAGCCGGTGTGGCGCGGGTCCATCGCGCGGGGGCTGCGGCTGGCGGTCATCGTCAGTGGCGTCATCGCGCTGCTCGCGGGCCTGGCGATCCTCATCTGGCCCGTGAAGTCGGCCGTCGTCGTGACGGTGCTGATCGCGCTGTATGCCATCGTCGCCGGCGTGGCGAACCTCGCGCTCGCCCTGTTCGCGCGCGAGCTGGGCGGGTGGTTCCGCGCGGCGGTGGCCGTGCTCGGTGCGCTGTACCTCGTGGCGGGCGTCGTGGCGTTCGCGAACCTCGATGCGGCCGCCGTCGCGCTGGCGACCGTGTTCGCGCTGTTCCTCGGGATCGCGTGGATCGTGGACGGCGTCTTCGCGCTCACCACGCTCGGCGTCGACCGCCACGCGTACAGCCCGGTGCGGCGCTCGCGGGGCTGGACGATCGCGTTCGGCCTGCTGAGCGTGGTGGCCGGAACGCTCGTGATTCTCGCGCCCGTGTGGGCCGCGCTGTGGGTGTGGCTGTTCGTGGGCGCGGCGCTGCTCGTCTTCGGCCTCATCCAGATCGTTCGCGCCGCCGCGCTGGAGCGCTGATCGCCCGCTAGCGTGGGCGGGTGACCGTCCGCTTCCGCCCCCGCCCCGTGCGGTGGGGACTGCTCCCGCTCGTCGTGGCGGGCGGCGCGATCGGGGTGGCGGCGCGCTACGGCGCCACGGCCGGCAACGACGATCCGCTGCTCGGCCTGCCGATGATCATGCTCGTCAACGTGCTCGGCTCCGGGCTGCTCGGCCTCGTCGTCGGGTGGGCGGGCGACCGGCCCCGCACCCGCGCGTTCCTCGGCACCGGAGTGCTCGGCGGCTTCACCTCGTACAGCGCGCTCGCGCCTGCGATGGCGCTGTTGGCCGGCGACCTCGACCTGGGCGTCTTCGCCACGAGCCCGCTGTCGGCCACGGCCTTCGCCCTGCTGCTGCTCATCGGCGCCGTGATGGCGCTCGTGGCGCTGCCCGTCGCGGTCGCGGCGGTCGGGTACGCGCTCGGGGCCCGGATCGCGGGGCGCCCGTGAGCGTGCTCGAGCTGATCCTCGTGGCGGCGGCCGGCGGCGTCGGGGCCGGGCTGCGCTGGCTCGTCGACGCCACCCTGCGCCGCGACCGCGGCTTCCCCTGGCCCATCCTGCTCGTCAACGTCACCGGCTGCTTCGTGATGGCCGTGCTGGCCACGACGTTCGCGGGGCACGGCTCCGTGCCGCTCACGGTCGCGACCACGGGGCTGCTCGGGGGGTACACGACCTTCAGCACGGTCTCGGTCGACGTGGTGGAGCTGTGGCTGGCGCGCCGCTACGTCGCGGCGGTCGGCAACGGCGTCGGCACGCTGCTGGCGTGCGCGCTCGCGGCCGCGCTCGGCATGCTCGCGGCGCGCGCGTTCGGCGCCTGAAGCGGGGGATCTCCCCCGCGACGCGGCGGCGCGCGTGTGACAGACTGACAGCGTCGGATACAGCACCGTATCGGCGGTGCTTCGTCGGCGCTGCCGGTCGCCACCGAGAGAGCCGCTTTGTCGAAACTCGCCGTCCTCAGCCTGAAGAACCGCGCCCTCATCGCGCTCATCACGATCTGTGCCGCCATCTTCGGCGGCATGGGGCTCACGAGCCTCAAGCAGGAGCTCATCCCGTCGATCGAGCTGCCGGCGCTCATCGTCATCACGACGTACCCGGGCGCCTCGCCCGAGGTCGTCGAGAACGACGTGTCGACGCCCGTCGAGGAGGCCATCCAGGCCGTGCCCGACCTGGAGTCCACCAACGCGACGAGCACGACCAACGCCTCGATCGTGCAGGCGATGTTCGCGTACGGATCCGACCTCGGCACCGCCGAGCAGAAGATCCAGCAGGCGATCGACCGCGTGGAGCTGCCCGAGTCCGCCGACGTTCAGGTGCTCTCGGTGGGGCTCGACGACCTGCCGGTGCTCCAGGTCGCGGTGAGCGGCTTCGACGAGGGCGAGGACGTGCAGTCCGAGCTCGAGGACATCGCGATCCCCGAGATCGAGGACGTCGACGGCGTCGGCGCCGCGTCGATCGTCGGCGGCGTGGGCGAGCGCATCAGCATCACGCCCGACCCGGCCGCGCTCGCGGCGCGCGGGCTCAGCACCCAGGCGATCAGCGACGCCATGGAGCAGAACGGCGTGCTGTTCCCGGGCGGATCGATCACCGAGGGCGACGAGACGCTCACGGTGCAGACGGGGGCGAAGCTCACCTCGGCCGACGACATCGCCGCGCTCCCGCTGATCGCCTCGTCGCCGCAGCCCGGCGCGCCGGTCGCGACGATCGGCGACGTCGCCACGGTCGAGCTGACGAGCGATCCGATCACCTCGATCTCGCGCGTCGACGGCGAGGACGCCATCTCGATCTCGATCACCAAGCTGCCCGCGGCCAACACCGTCGAGGTCTCCGACGGCGTGCTCGCCGCGCTCGACGACCTGCGCGAGACGTTCCCCGACGCCGAGTTCACGGTCGTCTTCGATCAGGCGCCGTTCATCGTGCAGTCGATCGAGACCCTCGCGGTCGAGGGCCTGCTCGGCCTCGTGTTCGCCGTGATCGTGATCCTCGTGTTCCTGCTGTCGATCCGCTCGACGATCGTCACCGCGATCTCGATCCCGACCAGCGTGCTCATCGCCTTCATCGGCATGCAGGCGTTCGGCTACTCGCTCAACATGCTCACGCTCGGCGCCCTGACGATCTCGATCGGCCGTGTGGTGGACGACTCGATCGTCGTGATCGAGAACATCAAGCGCCACTACGTCGGCGACGCCGACAAGGGCGACGCGATCCGGCTGGCGGTACGCGAGGTCGCCGGCGCCATCACCTCGTCGACGATCACGACCGTGGCCGTGTTCCTGCCGATCGCCTTCGTCGGCGACATGGTCGGCGAGCTGTTCCGGCCGTTCGCGGTGACCGTGGCGCTGGCCATGCTCGCGTCGCTGTTCGTGGCGCTCACGATCGTGCCGGTGCTGGCGTACTGGTTCATGAAGCCGGGCAAGCCGCTGCTCGACGAGAACGGTCGACAGATCGACCCCGAGAGCCCCGACGCCCCGCCGTCGCGTCTGCAGCGGGCCTACCTGCCGCTGCTGCGCTGGACGCTCAAGCACTCGTGGGTGACCCTGCTGATCGCCGTGCTCGTGCTCGGCGGCACCGTGGCGATGGCCCCGCTGATGAAGATCAACTTCCTCGGCGACACCGGCCAGAACACCATGACCGTCACCCAGGACCTCGGCCCGAGCGCCAGCCTCGAGGCCAAGGACGCCGCCGCGCAGAAGGTCGAGGAGGCCCTCGATGGGGTCGACGGCATCGAGACCGTGCAGGTCTCGGTCGGCTCGAGCGGATCCGAGCTGCAGGACGCGTTCTCGGGCGGCGGATCGGCGACGTTCTCGATCATGACGAACGAGGACGTCGACCAGGAGCAGCTGCGTGCCGACGTGCAGGAGGCCGTCGCCGACCTCGACGACGCCGGCGAGATCACGGTGAGCGCGGCGGCCGGCTTCGGCTCCACCGACATCGCGATCGAGGTCTCGGCCCCGAACTCCGACGACCTGCAGACGGCGACCGACGCGATCGTCGCCGAGCTCGACGGCCGCGCCGGGATCGGCGACGTGACCGACGACCTCGCCGCGAGCCTGCCCTACATCGCGGTCCAGGTCGACCGCGCCGCCGCGGCCGAGCGGGGCCTCAGCGAGGTCGCGATCGGCGCGCTCGTGTCGAACACGATGAACGATCAGCAGATCGGCACCGTCGAGATCGACGACACGGCGCTGACCGTCTACCTCGAGGTGGAGAACCCGCCCGCCACCGAGCAGGAGCTGCGCGAGCTGCAGATTCCGAGCGCCGCGGGCATGATCGCCCTGCAGGACGTCGCGACGGTCGAGCAGACCGAGAGCCCCACCTCGATCAGCACGGTGAACGGCCGCCGCACGGCGACGATCACGGTGCCGCCCGCGAGCGACAACCTCGCCGAGGCCACGGCGTCGGTCACGGCGGCGCTCGATGCGGTCGAGCTGCCGTCGGGCGCGCGCGCCGAGGTCGGCGGCGTCGCGGAGCAGCAGGCGGAGTCGTTCAGCCAGCTCGGCCTCGCGATGCTCGCCGCGATCCTCATCGTCTACGTGGTGATGGTCGCGACCTTCAAGTCGCTGCGCCAGCCGCTGCTGCTGCTCGTGTCGGTGCCGTTCGCCGCGACGGGCGCGATCCTGCTGCAGGTCGTCACCGGCGTGCCGCTGGGCGTGGCATCGCTCATCGGCGTGCTCATGCTGATCGGCATCGTGGTGACCAACGCGATCGTGCTCGTGGATCTCGTCAACCAGTACCGCGAGCACGGGCTCAGCACGCGCGACGCCACCCTCACCGGGTCGTCCATGCGTCTGCGCCCCATCCTCATGACGGCGCTGGCGACGATCTTCGCGCTCACGCCGATGGCGCTGGGCATCACCGGCCACGGCGGGTTCATCTCGCAGCCGCTCGCGATCGTGGTGATCGGCGGCCTCGTGTCGTCGACGTTCCTCACGCTCATCGTGCTGCCGACGCTCTACAACCTCGTCGAGGGCGCTCGCGAGCGGCGCCTGGCGCGCCGCGGGGAGGGCGACGTGGGCTCCGACCCCGACGGCCCCGAGCCCGACGGCGACGGCCCGGCGCCGGCCGCGGTCGAGCGCGACGCCCCGGCCGAGGACGAGCGACCCGGTGCCCCATCGGCCGCCGCGCTGGCCCTCGCCGCCGCGGCTCCCGCCCCGAGCGCCGTGGTCGCAGTGGCCGAGCCGGTCGCGCACGAGCCCGTCGTGCACGAGCCCGTGAGCGGCAGCACGGTCGTCGACGTGCATCGCCCCGGGGCCGAGCCGGGTGAGGCGCCGATCGTGACCGTCACGGTGCAGCATCCCGTCGAGGGGCGACCCCACGGCCTGCCGTCGGCCTCGCCCGTGCAGACTCGCCGCCGCAGCCGCCGCGACTGACGCCGGGGTGGGGGTCAGCCCTCGAGGGCAACCCCCCACTCCAGCGTCCACTCCTCGCCGGGGGCGAGCACGCGCAGCCCGCGGCCGGAGTTGAACGCGTCGGCCGGGGCCGTCATCGGCTCGATGGCGACCGCGAGGGGTCGTCCCGGGTAGGTGTCGGTGATGAAGACGTGCGTGAAGTCCATGCCCTCGCCCTGCCACAGCACGGTGCGCCGTCCGTCGGGGGCCGTGAGGGTGGTGCGCGCGAGGCCGTCCGCGTCGCGCCGCAGACCGGTGTAGCAGCGGTCCATCATGCCGTCGCCCAGGCGCCGGCCCTCGCGCAGGTCGATGTCGCCCGCGACCGGGTGCTCGGCGACGGGAAGCATCCGCTCGTCCGTCTCGATCCACGTGTCGCCCGTGCTCGTGAGCACCACGTCGGCCGGGTCGGCGTCGCCCACGGTGAAGAACGGGTGCGCGCCGAGCGCGACGGGCGCCGGCTCGCTACCGGCGTTGCGCAGCACGTGCGTGACGCGGATGCCGTCGTCCGCGAGGGCGTAGGTCACCGAGGTCTCGAGCGCGAACGGGTAGCCGGTCTGCGGGTAGACGGTCGCGGTGAGCGTCGCGCTCGACTCGTCGGCCTCGATCGCGTAGGGCGCGAAGCGGAGCAGGCCGTGGATCGCGTTGTGGAACTTCGGCTCGGTGATCGCCAGCTGCAGCTCGCGGCCGTCGTGGGCCCAGCGGCCGTCGCGCACGCGGTTGGGCCACGGCACGAGCACCACGCCCGAGGCGGAGGGCGCGGGCGTGCCGGTGGGGAAGTCCGCGACGAGCGGCGTGCCGCCCACGGCGAGCTGTCGCATCGACGCGCCCACCTGTGTGATCGTGGCGCTCACCTCGCCGTGAGCCCCCCGGTGGCGGAGGTGGATCTGCGTGCCGGTCGGGTCGATGGCTTCGCTCATGCGGTCAGCCTACGGCGCGGCGCGGCCACCGCGCGCGGGCATCAGCCACGTCAGATGCAGATCTCGCCGATGACGACGTCCTCCTCGCCGACCGTGTAGCTGCCCTCGGCGCACAGCAGGGTGTCGGGCGTCGGGCGCACCACGAGCGTCGTGTACCCGCCCTGCACGTCGTGCTCGGTCACCTCCTGGCGATCGGGGCCGTCGGGAGCGGTCTGGGGGTAGATCGCGACGGTCACGGTGTTCCCGGCGAACTTCTCGTCGAAGCGGGTGATCCGACCCCAGCCGGCCTGGCACTTGTCCGACCACACGATCTCGAGCAGCGAGTTCTCGGGCCCGGTGGCCGCGGTGGCCACCGCGGCGTCGTCGACGCAGGGGGTCAGGGCGGGCTCCGAACCCGTGGCGACCGCGATGCGCGGGGCCTGCTCGGCGGGGATCGAGGTGACGATCGCGTACGTCGCGGCGGCCGAACCGCCGGCACCGACGATCAGGCTCGCGATCGACATGACCACGGCGGTGCCGAGCCCGATGCGGCGGCGGGTGCGGGGCTCGACGGCCTCCGTCGGAGCCGTTGCCGCCGCCGGCGCGACGCCGGCACGGGCGAGGACATCGCGCCGTGCCAGCCACTCGGCCGGTTCCGCGCCGAGCGCGCGCACGATCCCGTCGAGCGTGCGCGCGGAGGGCAGCGCCTTGCCGTTGAGGGCGTCGGAGATGCCGCTCTTGGAGATGCCGGAGTCGGCCTGCAGGCGCGTGAGGGTCGGGCTGCCCGCGCGCAGGCGGAGGGCCCGCAGGTCTGCGGCGAGGACGGCGAGGGAGTCGGCGTCGGGTCCGGGCATCGTCATCGTGATCGTCCTGGGAGGGGAGGGGCTGAACAAGGCGATGGTGCGAGGTGCGGCGAGCGTCCGCCGCGTCCGGCTCTTCCGAAGATTCCGGATGGAAGAACTCGGTCTGAGAACCGGCTGAACCCGTCGCTAGTGTCCCGACTGATCCCACCGATGCCCGGACATCACGGGGGATCTCCCCATGTACCCGGATGGAACGGACACTAGCAATGCCACAGGACATCCGTGCGCCGTTTTCGGCGACGACCACCGCGGAGGAGCTGGCGAGGCTCGCCATGGAGCGGCCCGAGCTCGGCGCGCAGATCGCCGCGCACCCGAACGCGTACGGTGCGTTGCTGGACTGGCTCGAGCGATATGGCGACGCGGATGCCCGCTCGGCCGTGGCGCTGCGTCGCACGCCCCCGCCGCCGCTTCCGGTGGCGGCGGCCGCCACGGCTCGCCGTGAGCCCGGCCGCCGTCGCCCGCCCGCCCGGCGCCGGGGCTGGGCGATCGGCGCCGTGGCGGCGGGAGCGGTCCTGCTGCTCGTCGCCGGCGCGGCCGTGGCGTGGACCCTGCTCCGGCCGGCCGGATCAGGGACGCCGACCGCGGCGGCCGAGCGTGCGCTCGCGGCCGTTCAGGCGGGTGACGCGCGGGCCCTGTTCGGAGCCCTCGCGCCGAGCGAGATGGCGGGACTGGGTGATGTGCTCGAGAACGCCCTGCAGATCGAGTCGGAAGGCGACAGTTACGAGCGGA
This genomic interval from Microbacterium sediminis contains the following:
- a CDS encoding helix-turn-helix domain-containing protein, encoding MTMPGPDADSLAVLAADLRALRLRAGSPTLTRLQADSGISKSGISDALNGKALPSARTLDGIVRALGAEPAEWLARRDVLARAGVAPAAATAPTEAVEPRTRRRIGLGTAVVMSIASLIVGAGGSAAATYAIVTSIPAEQAPRIAVATGSEPALTPCVDDAAVATAATGPENSLLEIVWSDKCQAGWGRITRFDEKFAGNTVTVAIYPQTAPDGPDRQEVTEHDVQGGYTTLVVRPTPDTLLCAEGSYTVGEEDVVIGEICI
- a CDS encoding efflux RND transporter permease subunit translates to MSKLAVLSLKNRALIALITICAAIFGGMGLTSLKQELIPSIELPALIVITTYPGASPEVVENDVSTPVEEAIQAVPDLESTNATSTTNASIVQAMFAYGSDLGTAEQKIQQAIDRVELPESADVQVLSVGLDDLPVLQVAVSGFDEGEDVQSELEDIAIPEIEDVDGVGAASIVGGVGERISITPDPAALAARGLSTQAISDAMEQNGVLFPGGSITEGDETLTVQTGAKLTSADDIAALPLIASSPQPGAPVATIGDVATVELTSDPITSISRVDGEDAISISITKLPAANTVEVSDGVLAALDDLRETFPDAEFTVVFDQAPFIVQSIETLAVEGLLGLVFAVIVILVFLLSIRSTIVTAISIPTSVLIAFIGMQAFGYSLNMLTLGALTISIGRVVDDSIVVIENIKRHYVGDADKGDAIRLAVREVAGAITSSTITTVAVFLPIAFVGDMVGELFRPFAVTVALAMLASLFVALTIVPVLAYWFMKPGKPLLDENGRQIDPESPDAPPSRLQRAYLPLLRWTLKHSWVTLLIAVLVLGGTVAMAPLMKINFLGDTGQNTMTVTQDLGPSASLEAKDAAAQKVEEALDGVDGIETVQVSVGSSGSELQDAFSGGGSATFSIMTNEDVDQEQLRADVQEAVADLDDAGEITVSAAAGFGSTDIAIEVSAPNSDDLQTATDAIVAELDGRAGIGDVTDDLAASLPYIAVQVDRAAAAERGLSEVAIGALVSNTMNDQQIGTVEIDDTALTVYLEVENPPATEQELRELQIPSAAGMIALQDVATVEQTESPTSISTVNGRRTATITVPPASDNLAEATASVTAALDAVELPSGARAEVGGVAEQQAESFSQLGLAMLAAILIVYVVMVATFKSLRQPLLLLVSVPFAATGAILLQVVTGVPLGVASLIGVLMLIGIVVTNAIVLVDLVNQYREHGLSTRDATLTGSSMRLRPILMTALATIFALTPMALGITGHGGFISQPLAIVVIGGLVSSTFLTLIVLPTLYNLVEGARERRLARRGEGDVGSDPDGPEPDGDGPAPAAVERDAPAEDERPGAPSAAALALAAAAPAPSAVVAVAEPVAHEPVVHEPVSGSTVVDVHRPGAEPGEAPIVTVTVQHPVEGRPHGLPSASPVQTRRRSRRD
- a CDS encoding fluoride efflux transporter FluC, whose translation is MSVLELILVAAAGGVGAGLRWLVDATLRRDRGFPWPILLVNVTGCFVMAVLATTFAGHGSVPLTVATTGLLGGYTTFSTVSVDVVELWLARRYVAAVGNGVGTLLACALAAALGMLAARAFGA
- a CDS encoding MerR family transcriptional regulator; translation: MEWSIQQIAKLAGTTSRTLRHYEQVGLLPATRTGANGYRYYDASALVRLQRILLLRELGLGLPQIGEILERQTDEVRALERHRDWLEQEKERIGRQIAAVENTIRARQKGEEPMAEQMFDGFDHTTYREEVEQRWGADAYAASDRWWTGMSADEQRAWQERTAQLGRNWTAAAERGVDPASEEAQELARRHVEWLTGIPGTPAAAPGGDVKGYVTGLGEMYVADPRFAANYGGERGAAFVRDALRVYADREL
- a CDS encoding FluC/FEX family fluoride channel; its protein translation is MTVRFRPRPVRWGLLPLVVAGGAIGVAARYGATAGNDDPLLGLPMIMLVNVLGSGLLGLVVGWAGDRPRTRAFLGTGVLGGFTSYSALAPAMALLAGDLDLGVFATSPLSATAFALLLLIGAVMALVALPVAVAAVGYALGARIAGRP
- a CDS encoding SgcJ/EcaC family oxidoreductase; its protein translation is MTQIEGYLPEDVAAEIAALEAMVAEVDRTQREEDVDGFTALFREDAIVTTGHGKRLWGREEITAFTAQVLPGSTGEVTATYVPERILFLRPDVATIKIRQTYTAPDGTVTHGTPTWVVTKEPQGWRFATNANVMVRDPADA
- a CDS encoding HdeD family acid-resistance protein, whose product is MTDEGPIADETLIAEEPVWRGSIARGLRLAVIVSGVIALLAGLAILIWPVKSAVVVTVLIALYAIVAGVANLALALFARELGGWFRAAVAVLGALYLVAGVVAFANLDAAAVALATVFALFLGIAWIVDGVFALTTLGVDRHAYSPVRRSRGWTIAFGLLSVVAGTLVILAPVWAALWVWLFVGAALLVFGLIQIVRAAALER
- a CDS encoding aldose 1-epimerase family protein, which translates into the protein MSEAIDPTGTQIHLRHRGAHGEVSATITQVGASMRQLAVGGTPLVADFPTGTPAPSASGVVLVPWPNRVRDGRWAHDGRELQLAITEPKFHNAIHGLLRFAPYAIEADESSATLTATVYPQTGYPFALETSVTYALADDGIRVTHVLRNAGSEPAPVALGAHPFFTVGDADPADVVLTSTGDTWIETDERMLPVAEHPVAGDIDLREGRRLGDGMMDRCYTGLRRDADGLARTTLTAPDGRRTVLWQGEGMDFTHVFITDTYPGRPLAVAIEPMTAPADAFNSGRGLRVLAPGEEWTLEWGVALEG